In Pseudoliparis swirei isolate HS2019 ecotype Mariana Trench chromosome 11, NWPU_hadal_v1, whole genome shotgun sequence, a genomic segment contains:
- the ccdc170 gene encoding LOW QUALITY PROTEIN: coiled-coil domain-containing protein 170 (The sequence of the model RefSeq protein was modified relative to this genomic sequence to represent the inferred CDS: inserted 2 bases in 1 codon): MEHCRELQVDQSHERDRLKMRIAVLDESVRSCELECRASRETVMMLVAALDRERRKAASSAAALHSLKGESEGLAAGRRSVEMERGTLVERLDASKKVVEAARRESRCLEKQVQELEEKLQRSHRETRAAEEKLQKFLENVAGLLPGKSEDAPLLTEEEVLHNLDEVCNKSLSVMEARLRHASEQLSEQAELGLRALQRAQLAEQQVQDLRERLRGLEAELQAADVQRDGLRLHRQHFAEFLEQLSEAMRVESVAVDLGFDMRLKLTLKRAEQLVKQEAAALVESRSLTYSLQRKFKLQKDQLESKALHVQLLRNKVSELEEEKKRRCSASAVERDDAHLETRRLRRKVERLQGDLKAAERSNVELEARLVHNSELKMRVVEQDRALQDQNQRLEQLDTVSSDLRSREQQSREDQRQLAGLRRSLSQLSDRERELVDFRMVVSQMLGLDASXLDLPSYDIIKSLEGLLHTYHHHHHHHPGNMAWHCPAHQRPEVQDLPSSSSLDLPPSGSAPLHEAQI; this comes from the exons ATGGAGCACTGCAGGGAACTTCAA gtgGACCAGTCTCATGAGAGGGACAGGCTGAAGATGAGAATTGCCGTTTTGGATGAGAGTGTGAGATCCTGTGAGCTGGAGTGTAGAGCCAGCAGAGAGACGGTGATGATGCTGGTGGCCGCGCTGGACCGAGAGAGAaggaaggccgccagcagcgcgGCAGCACTACACTCACTCAAAGGG GAGTCAGAGGGCCTGGCGGCAGGCAGGCGGAgtgtggagatggagagggggacCCTGGTGGAGCGGCTCGACGCCAGCAAGAAAGTtgtggaggcggcgaggcgaGAGTCCCGTTGTCTGGAGAAACAGGTGCAGGAGCTGGAAGAGAAGCTccagaggagccacagagagaCTCGCGCGGCGGAGGAGAAGCTGCAGAAGTTCCTGGAGAACGTGGCGGGCCTGCTGCCGGGGAAGAGTGAGGACGCTCCTCTGCTCACGGAGGAAGAGGTTCTGCACAACCTGGATGAGGTCTGCAATAAG TCCCTGTCGGTGATGGAGGCCCGGCTGCGTCACGCCTCCGAGCAGCTGAGTGAGCAGGCGGAGCTCGGGCTCCGGGCCCTGCAGAGGGCTCAGCTGGCGGAGCAGCAGGTCCAGGACCTGAGGGAGCGGCTCCGAGGCCTGGAGGCCGAGCTGCAGGCCGCAGACGTGCAGCGCGACGGGCTGAGGCTCCACAGACAGCAT TTTGCAGAGTTCCTGGAGCAGCTGTCGGAGGCCATGAGGGTGGAAAGCGTTGCTGTGGATCTGGGCTTCGACATGAGGCTGAAGCTCACCCTGAAACGGGCGGAGCAGCTCGTCAAGCAGGAGGCAGCAGCTCTGGTGGAGAGCAGGAGTCTGACCTACAGCCTGCAGAGAAAG TTCAAATTGCAGAAAGACCAGCTGGAGAGCAAAGCCCTCCATGTGCAGCTCCTGAGGAACAAGGTGtccgagctggaggaggagaagaagaggaggtgctCGGCGTCGGCCGTGGAGCGAGACGATGCTCACCTGGAGACCCGGAGGCTGAGGAGGAAAGTGGAGCGTCTCCAAGGCGACCTGAAGGCCGCCGAGCGGTCCAACGTGGAGCTCGAGGCCCGGCTGGTCCACAACAGTGAGCTCAAG ATGCGAGTGGTGGAACAGGACCGGGCCctgcaggaccagaaccagaggctGGAGCAGCTGGACACGGTGAGCTCGGACCTGAGGAGCCGAGAGCAGCAGAGCAGAGAGGACCAGCGGCAGCTGGCCGGCCTCAGACGGAGCCTGAGCCAGCTGTCGGACAGGGAGAGGGAG CTGGTGGATTTCCGGATGGTGGTTTCCCAGATGTTGGGTCTGGACGCCAG TCTGGATCTTCCAagctatgacatcatcaaatcaTTGGAGGGTCTTCTTCACACgtatcatcaccaccatcatcaccatcctgGTAACATGGCCTGGCATTGTCCTGCTCACCAGAGGCCTGAAGTCCAGGACcttccctccagctcctctttagATCTTCCTCCCTCCGGGTCTGCTCCCCTTCATGAAGCCcagatttaa